A genomic window from Phyllopteryx taeniolatus isolate TA_2022b chromosome 2, UOR_Ptae_1.2, whole genome shotgun sequence includes:
- the marveld3 gene encoding MARVEL domain-containing protein 3 isoform X1, which yields MDTHLSTRMPERGGYQPRSDAYADYKSRDKRSPHSAEHFEKHHGRGREEKPRVADGRASAGDSRPRQRDMTSTSQPAFRDHHQQGPSRPYGESSVYYSEDDYHERQPREALYNLRYVLTSRGLCQLMEVFVNLLIIICAGVPHSNNGGYRDLASLGGIYHYHFGGAGAFQGAEAERVKELDQLFHELKRPPYAFAMACAGIVMIYALAMFALGIFRVPYRYPPVLLGEALVNLLVGLGYVAALAFFFIKLQENYNNSICQERERMYKSKGHKGFECQFHGADIAGGLFGVLGIFVFIFGAVLAVRAFRSVREMKKQQTNQDDRF from the exons ATGGACACACATCTCTCAACTCGG ATGCCAGAGAGGGGCGGATACCAGCCGAGGAGTGATGCGTACGCGGATTACAAGAGCAGGGACAAGCGTTCGCCTCACAGCGCGGAGCACTTCGAAAAGCATCACGGCAGAGGTCGCGAAGAAAAGCCCAGAGTCGCTGACGGGAGAGCCTCTGCTGGTGACAGCAGGCCCAGACAAAGGGACATGACAAGTACCTCTCAGCCTGCATTCAGAGACCACCACCAACAAGGACCCTCAAGACC GTATGGAGAGTCTTCAGTGTATTACTCTGAGGATGATTATCACGAGCGGCAACCCAGAGAAGCTCTTTACAATCTCCGATACGTCCTCACCAGTCGAG GCCTTTGCCAGCTGATGGAGGTGTTTGTCAATCTTCTGATCATCATCTGCGCCGGCGTGCCTCACAGCAACAATGGCGGCTATCGCGACCTGGCCAGCCTGGGCGGCATCTACCACTACCACTTCGGGGGAGCCGGCGCCTTCCAAGGTGCCGAAGCGGAACGTGTGAAGGAACTGGACCAGTTGTTCCATGAGCTCAAGAGGCCTCCGTACGCCTTCGCCATGGCGTGCGCCGGGATAGTCATGATCTACGCCCTGGCTATGTTCGCCCTGGGTATTTTCCGAGTGCCTTACCGCTACCCGCCCGTGCTGCTGGGAGAAGCTCTGGTCAACCTGCTGGTTGGCTTGGGCTACGTCGCCGCATTGGCCTTCTTCTTCATCAAATTGCAGGAAAACTACAACAACTCCATCTGCCAGGAGAGGGAGCGCATGTACAAGAGCAAAGGTCACAAGGGCTTCGAGTGCCAGTTTCACGGCGCAGACATTGCCGGAGGCCTCTTCGGCGTGCTGGGCATCTTTGTGTTCATTTTCGGGGCCGTGTTGGCCGTCAGAGCTTTCCGCTCCGTGCGGGAGATGAAGAAGCAACAGACCAATCAGGATGACCGCTTTTGA
- the marveld3 gene encoding MARVEL domain-containing protein 3 isoform X2: MPERGGYQPRSDAYADYKSRDKRSPHSAEHFEKHHGRGREEKPRVADGRASAGDSRPRQRDMTSTSQPAFRDHHQQGPSRPYGESSVYYSEDDYHERQPREALYNLRYVLTSRGLCQLMEVFVNLLIIICAGVPHSNNGGYRDLASLGGIYHYHFGGAGAFQGAEAERVKELDQLFHELKRPPYAFAMACAGIVMIYALAMFALGIFRVPYRYPPVLLGEALVNLLVGLGYVAALAFFFIKLQENYNNSICQERERMYKSKGHKGFECQFHGADIAGGLFGVLGIFVFIFGAVLAVRAFRSVREMKKQQTNQDDRF, encoded by the exons ATGCCAGAGAGGGGCGGATACCAGCCGAGGAGTGATGCGTACGCGGATTACAAGAGCAGGGACAAGCGTTCGCCTCACAGCGCGGAGCACTTCGAAAAGCATCACGGCAGAGGTCGCGAAGAAAAGCCCAGAGTCGCTGACGGGAGAGCCTCTGCTGGTGACAGCAGGCCCAGACAAAGGGACATGACAAGTACCTCTCAGCCTGCATTCAGAGACCACCACCAACAAGGACCCTCAAGACC GTATGGAGAGTCTTCAGTGTATTACTCTGAGGATGATTATCACGAGCGGCAACCCAGAGAAGCTCTTTACAATCTCCGATACGTCCTCACCAGTCGAG GCCTTTGCCAGCTGATGGAGGTGTTTGTCAATCTTCTGATCATCATCTGCGCCGGCGTGCCTCACAGCAACAATGGCGGCTATCGCGACCTGGCCAGCCTGGGCGGCATCTACCACTACCACTTCGGGGGAGCCGGCGCCTTCCAAGGTGCCGAAGCGGAACGTGTGAAGGAACTGGACCAGTTGTTCCATGAGCTCAAGAGGCCTCCGTACGCCTTCGCCATGGCGTGCGCCGGGATAGTCATGATCTACGCCCTGGCTATGTTCGCCCTGGGTATTTTCCGAGTGCCTTACCGCTACCCGCCCGTGCTGCTGGGAGAAGCTCTGGTCAACCTGCTGGTTGGCTTGGGCTACGTCGCCGCATTGGCCTTCTTCTTCATCAAATTGCAGGAAAACTACAACAACTCCATCTGCCAGGAGAGGGAGCGCATGTACAAGAGCAAAGGTCACAAGGGCTTCGAGTGCCAGTTTCACGGCGCAGACATTGCCGGAGGCCTCTTCGGCGTGCTGGGCATCTTTGTGTTCATTTTCGGGGCCGTGTTGGCCGTCAGAGCTTTCCGCTCCGTGCGGGAGATGAAGAAGCAACAGACCAATCAGGATGACCGCTTTTGA